One Labeo rohita strain BAU-BD-2019 chromosome 12, IGBB_LRoh.1.0, whole genome shotgun sequence genomic region harbors:
- the fbrs gene encoding autism susceptibility gene 2 protein isoform X2: MDGPSRSGGFRQSRRSRSQRDRERRRRRADLAEHRASSPSSASDQELCRGDSLLRAGGGECRPGFPGARHRPPRRRKRESVSCEEDIIDGFAIASFISLEALEMDCSLKPPERSGLFMGRGIKRKRGLDENGGPLSEPEEGPPATYTNSWEQRRKIKSKLKRKGDAKVSGNHMETGYICDTESESGDKASDNMEPAFIVCTREAVNSNSASAAAGNGCPLLPSNSSLPLLSVTPRVSGLERSQERSMEQPYPEPISTSSSLPSLAAHSTASVSNSLPEQRNGNGGPHHRHDPSPPQHKHKTFLPFHGKSQSIFSVGSNRSSTSGKPPSSSASSSSIRPPTPATSVSQARGPGGVGTVIPSSRPSPGAVFTPSPNLPPPPPLLQVSPHPSADQDLTDSNASSAPGGPSVSSSSSGTSSRSSQAQTSIPTMAYQFHQHNHQHQHTHTHQHFLHPTAAPPPLFDKYPGKIDGLFRHPFFPQYPPPVPVLPPTGPFSSLHGAFQPKGAAPEMAAGLGVVPPHLPPKAPRLTDPFAPPPKVSNKPGKWCAMHVRVAWMILRHQEKVKLMHADPQKLDFRNDLLPRLPGPGIGGLGPLGGPLAPAPDLTRPGGLFAAAGGVNPSSTPFMPPSTPHSSFLTSAAHLDPYVRSPSFASLGALSSGAFGGLGSPTIVANVFGHKTEPSASAAGGLGNPHDPWNRLHVTPASFPSGSSWAKQPERKDDRGKDVERREPTHIKDEKDRDSLLYGRLQVRMSPGVPSLKHRSNTPSSHINGLVPLSGSGVQSDAQSRERERERERESDKRQHSASRAPVSASSAAPDRPRSSTSSILTSSPSNVPLAPSPLDLFHRQPPHSLSTESSHSSQRENNGPASSSLLPVKKPDRTTTPVSKPALGLNSGLLLKVKEERKEEPDPVPISLTHPAVPSHNFERPNSRHPPHPSTPSSTLSLTPTGMPLPPPTPHPPHHHLSLLDRSRAIDPYLGGAGGSAGLVLGAAADRFPPHPHGPPQGHSQATHSFPWDHWRDLAAQQQRREVLALRSDPHLALRSDPHLRFLQHQQVQRYLEAERAAVAAAVATSPHHPPAPTSTSSASSSAGRPEFGLISHPFDEEQRAQLLREDLERARYFSMHPHSHLPGPHLASPSHAHLEQPFAGLLSHSHLQPAGASAQASHHPGLYSRLGPLHSHPHLPNGILTKAPPGLVGALTVGAPPPLIPSVNRSATPPRGPRLGAGDLALFTTHKDGESR, from the exons ATGGACGGTCCCAGTCGAAGCGGAGGCTTCAGGCAGAGCCGTCGCTCCCGCTCGCAGCGTGACCGAGAGCGGCGGCGGAGGAGAGCGGATCTCGCTGAGCACAGGGCCTCGTCGCCATCCTCGGCCTCGGACCAAGAACTCTGCAGAGGAGACTCACTGCTTCGTGCCGGTGGAGGAGAATGCAGACCCGGGTTCCCCGGTGCCAGACACCGACCTCCGCGTCGGAGGAAGCGAGAATCGGTGTCTTGCGAGGAGGATATCATCGATGGATTCGCCATAGCCAGCTTTATAAGCCTGGAGGCCTTGGAG ATGGACTGTTCTCTAAAGCCTCCAGAACGTTCTGGCTTGTTCATGGGAAGAGGAATCAAAAGGAAGCGAGGACTGGATGAAAACGGAGGGCCTCTGTCAGAGCCGGAGGAAGGACCTCCTGCTACGTACACCAACAGTTGGGAGCAGCGCAGGAAGATCAAATCAAAGCTGAAGAGAAAGGGAGATGCTAAG GTATCTGGGAATCACATGGAGACAGGATATATT TGTGATACAGAGAGTGAATCAGGGGATAAG GCTTCTGACAATATGGAGCCAGCATTCATCGTCTGCACAAGAGAAG CAGTTAACTCCAACTCTGCAAGTGCTGCTGCGGGCAACGGTTGCCCTCTCTTGCCCTCAAATAGCTCGCTACCCCTTCTGTCAGTCACACCTCGGGTCTCTGGCCTGGAGAGGAGTCAGGAGAGGAGTATGGAGCAGCCTTACCCTGAGCCCATCTCTACCTCATCCTCTCTGCCTAGCCTTGCAGCCCATTCTACTGCCTCTGTGTCCAACTCACTTCCTGAGCAGCGGAATGGAAATGGTGGTCCCCATCACCGCCATGATCCCAGCCCACcacagcacaaacacaagacTTTCCTCCCTTTCCATGGAAAGTCACAATCAATCTTCTCAGTGGGCAGCAACAG GAGCAGTACCTCAGGCAAGCCTCCATCTTCGTCAGCCTCTTCTTCATCAATCAGACCACCAACTCCTGCTACAAGTGTGTCCCAAGCTCGAGGCCCAGGTGGTGTGGGCACAGTAATACCCTCCTCTCGACCAAGCCCTGGTGCTGTTTTCACGCCGTCCCCCAACCTTCCCCCACCACCTCCTCTCCTGCAAGTGTCACCACACCCTTCAGCAG ATCAGGATCTGACAGACTCAAATGCTAGCTCTGCACCTGGAGGACCGTCTGTGTCAAGCTCGAGCTCTGGGACGTCCAGCAGATCCTCACAGGCCCAAACGTCCATCCCTACAATGGCCTACCAGTTCCATCAGCACAATCACCAGCACCAGCACACTCATACACACCAACACTTCTTACATCCCACAGCTGCACCACCACCACTG TTTGATAAGTATCCAGGAAAAATAGACGGCCTCTTTCGACACCCA TTTTTTCCTCAGTATCCACCCCCAGTGCCCGTTCTTCCGCCCACAGGACCTTTCAGTTCATTGCATGGAGCTTTTCAGCCTAAG GGAGCTGCTCCAGAGATGGCTGCTGGTTTGGGAGTTGTACCGCCCCACCTTCCACCCAAAGCTCCAAGG CTAACAGACCCATTTGCACCACCACCAAAAGTCAGTAAT AAACCTGGAAAATGGTGCGCTATGCATGTCCGTGTTGCTTGGATGATTCTAAGGCATCAAGAAAAAGTCAAG CTTATGCACGCTGATCCACAAAAGCTGGACTTCCGTAATGACCTGTTGCCTCGACTTCCTGGCCCTGGAATTGGTGGACTAGGACCACTTGGCGGTCCCCTCGCCCCAGCCCCTGATCTTACAAGACCAGGAGGCTTGTTTGCAGCTGCTG GTGGAGTCAATCCGTCCTCCACACCATTCATGCCTCCATCAACGCCCCATTCCTCTTTCCTCACCTCAGCAGCACATCTGG ACCCATATGTTCGTTCACCCTCCTTCGCTTCTTTGGGAGCCCTGAGTTCTGGTGCCTTTGGAGGCCTAGGCAGCCCCACGATAG TTGCCAATGTGTTTGGACATAAGACAGAGCCCTCTGCAAGTGCAGCTGGAGGACTGGGTAACCCCCATGATCCATGGAATCGTCTGCATGTTACCCCTGCCTCTTTCCCCTCTGGATCATCCTGGGCAAAACAACCAGAGAGAAAAGATGACAGAGGAAAAGATGTGGAGAGAAGAGAACCGACTCACATAAAAGATGAAAAGGACAG AGACAGCCTCTTGTATGGACGCCTGCAAGTGCGAATGTCACCTGGTGTCCCATCCCTCAAGCACCGCAGCAACACCCCCAGTTCACATATAAATGGCTTGGTCCCGCTGAGTGGAAGTGGAGTTCAATCAGATGCCCAAAGCAGAGAGCGTGAAAGAGAACGAGAAAGGGAGTCCGACAAGAGACAGCATTCAGCATCCAGGGCACCAGTGTCAGCTTCCTCGGCAGCACCAGACAGACCTCGATCTTCAACATCATCTATTCTCACAAGCTCTCCTTCTAATGTTCCCTTAGCCCCCTCTCCTCTGGATTTGTTTCACAGACAGCCACCACACTCACTCAGCACAGAGTCCAGCCATTCTTCGCAACGAGAGAACAATGGTCCAGCCTCATCTAGTTTGCTTCCAGTCAAGAAACCTGATCGTACCACAACTCCGGTATCCAAACCTGCACTTGGTCTAAATTCTGGGTTGCTCCTTAAGGTCAAAGAAGAGCGTAAGGAGGAGCCTGATCCAGTGCCCATCTCCTTAACGCATCCCGCAGTACCCTCACACAACTTTGAACGGCCTAATAGTCGGCACCCACCTCATCCATCCACCCCTTCCTCAACCCTCTCATTGACACCTACTGGCATGCCTCTTCCTCCACCAACTCCGCACCCTCCCCACCATCACCTGTCCCTCTTAGATCGTTCACGGGCTATCGATCCTTATCTTGGTGGTGCTGGAGGCTCAGCTGGACTGGTATTAGGTGCTGCAGCTGATCGTTTCCCACCACATCCTCATGGTCCTCCACAAGGTCATTCCCAAGCCACTCACAGCTTTCCCTGGGACCATTGGAGGGATCTGGCCGCTCAGCAGCAACGCAGGGAAGTATTGGCGCTGAGGTCAGATCCCCACCTTGCACTTCGCTCTGATCCACACTTGAGATTTCTCCAGCATCAGCAGGTACAGCGTTACTTGGAGGCCGAGAGAGCTGCAGTAGCGGCAGCTGTGGCGACCAGCCCGCACCATCCACCAGCACCTACCTCTACGTCCTCTGCTTCATCCTCAGCCGGCAGGCCAGAGTTCGGTTTGATATCCCACCCGTTCGATGAGGAACAACGTGCTCAGTTACTGCGGGAAGACTTGGAGAGAGCGCGGTACTTTAGCATGCATCCACATTCGCACCTGCCCGGACCTCACCTTGCTAGCCCGTCTCATGCCCATCTAGAACAGCCTTTTGCAGGGCTGCTATCCCACTCTCACCTCCAACCAGCTGGAGCCTCTGCACAAGCATCGCATCACCCTGGCCTCTACTCCAGACTGGGACCTCTGCATTCACACCCTCACTTACCTAATGGCATTTTAACCAAGGCACCACCAGGTCTAGTTGGGGCATTGACGGTTGGGGCTCCACCACCTCTCATTCCATCTGTGAACAGATCTGCTACTCCACCCCGTGGTCCCAGACTTGGGGCAGGAGACTTGGCCCTTTTTACCACACATAAAGATGGAGAGTCCAGATAG
- the fbrs gene encoding autism susceptibility gene 2 protein isoform X5, producing MDGPSRSGGFRQSRRSRSQRDRERRRRRADLAEHRASSPSSASDQELCRGDSLLRAGGGECRPGFPGARHRPPRRRKRESVSCEEDIIDGFAIASFISLEALEMDCSLKPPERSGLFMGRGIKRKRGLDENGGPLSEPEEGPPATYTNSWEQRRKIKSKLKRKGDAKVSGNHMETGYICDTESESGDKASDNMEPAFIVCTREAVNSNSASAAAGNGCPLLPSNSSLPLLSVTPRVSGLERSQERSMEQPYPEPISTSSSLPSLAAHSTASVSNSLPEQRNGNGGPHHRHDPSPPQHKHKTFLPFHGKSQSIFSVGSNRSSTSGKPPSSSASSSSIRPPTPATSVSQARGPGGVGTVIPSSRPSPGAVFTPSPNLPPPPPLLQVSPHPSADQDLTDSNASSAPGGPSVSSSSSGTSSRSSQAQTSIPTMAYQFHQHNHQHQHTHTHQHFLHPTAAPPPLFDKYPGKIDGLFRHPFFPQYPPPVPVLPPTGPFSSLHGAFQPKLVALQGAAPEMAAGLGVVPPHLPPKAPRLTDPFAPPPKVSNKPGKWCAMHVRVAWMILRHQEKVKLMHADPQKLDFRNDLLPRLPGPGIGGLGPLGGPLAPAPDLTRPGGLFAAAVANVFGHKTEPSASAAGGLGNPHDPWNRLHVTPASFPSGSSWAKQPERKDDRGKDVERREPTHIKDEKDRDSLLYGRLQVRMSPGVPSLKHRSNTPSSHINGLVPLSGSGVQSDAQSRERERERERESDKRQHSASRAPVSASSAAPDRPRSSTSSILTSSPSNVPLAPSPLDLFHRQPPHSLSTESSHSSQRENNGPASSSLLPVKKPDRTTTPVSKPALGLNSGLLLKVKEERKEEPDPVPISLTHPAVPSHNFERPNSRHPPHPSTPSSTLSLTPTGMPLPPPTPHPPHHHLSLLDRSRAIDPYLGGAGGSAGLVLGAAADRFPPHPHGPPQGHSQATHSFPWDHWRDLAAQQQRREVLALRSDPHLALRSDPHLRFLQHQQVQRYLEAERAAVAAAVATSPHHPPAPTSTSSASSSAGRPEFGLISHPFDEEQRAQLLREDLERARYFSMHPHSHLPGPHLASPSHAHLEQPFAGLLSHSHLQPAGASAQASHHPGLYSRLGPLHSHPHLPNGILTKAPPGLVGALTVGAPPPLIPSVNRSATPPRGPRLGAGDLALFTTHKDGESR from the exons ATGGACGGTCCCAGTCGAAGCGGAGGCTTCAGGCAGAGCCGTCGCTCCCGCTCGCAGCGTGACCGAGAGCGGCGGCGGAGGAGAGCGGATCTCGCTGAGCACAGGGCCTCGTCGCCATCCTCGGCCTCGGACCAAGAACTCTGCAGAGGAGACTCACTGCTTCGTGCCGGTGGAGGAGAATGCAGACCCGGGTTCCCCGGTGCCAGACACCGACCTCCGCGTCGGAGGAAGCGAGAATCGGTGTCTTGCGAGGAGGATATCATCGATGGATTCGCCATAGCCAGCTTTATAAGCCTGGAGGCCTTGGAG ATGGACTGTTCTCTAAAGCCTCCAGAACGTTCTGGCTTGTTCATGGGAAGAGGAATCAAAAGGAAGCGAGGACTGGATGAAAACGGAGGGCCTCTGTCAGAGCCGGAGGAAGGACCTCCTGCTACGTACACCAACAGTTGGGAGCAGCGCAGGAAGATCAAATCAAAGCTGAAGAGAAAGGGAGATGCTAAG GTATCTGGGAATCACATGGAGACAGGATATATT TGTGATACAGAGAGTGAATCAGGGGATAAG GCTTCTGACAATATGGAGCCAGCATTCATCGTCTGCACAAGAGAAG CAGTTAACTCCAACTCTGCAAGTGCTGCTGCGGGCAACGGTTGCCCTCTCTTGCCCTCAAATAGCTCGCTACCCCTTCTGTCAGTCACACCTCGGGTCTCTGGCCTGGAGAGGAGTCAGGAGAGGAGTATGGAGCAGCCTTACCCTGAGCCCATCTCTACCTCATCCTCTCTGCCTAGCCTTGCAGCCCATTCTACTGCCTCTGTGTCCAACTCACTTCCTGAGCAGCGGAATGGAAATGGTGGTCCCCATCACCGCCATGATCCCAGCCCACcacagcacaaacacaagacTTTCCTCCCTTTCCATGGAAAGTCACAATCAATCTTCTCAGTGGGCAGCAACAG GAGCAGTACCTCAGGCAAGCCTCCATCTTCGTCAGCCTCTTCTTCATCAATCAGACCACCAACTCCTGCTACAAGTGTGTCCCAAGCTCGAGGCCCAGGTGGTGTGGGCACAGTAATACCCTCCTCTCGACCAAGCCCTGGTGCTGTTTTCACGCCGTCCCCCAACCTTCCCCCACCACCTCCTCTCCTGCAAGTGTCACCACACCCTTCAGCAG ATCAGGATCTGACAGACTCAAATGCTAGCTCTGCACCTGGAGGACCGTCTGTGTCAAGCTCGAGCTCTGGGACGTCCAGCAGATCCTCACAGGCCCAAACGTCCATCCCTACAATGGCCTACCAGTTCCATCAGCACAATCACCAGCACCAGCACACTCATACACACCAACACTTCTTACATCCCACAGCTGCACCACCACCACTG TTTGATAAGTATCCAGGAAAAATAGACGGCCTCTTTCGACACCCA TTTTTTCCTCAGTATCCACCCCCAGTGCCCGTTCTTCCGCCCACAGGACCTTTCAGTTCATTGCATGGAGCTTTTCAGCCTAAG CTTGTTGCTCTTCAGGGAGCTGCTCCAGAGATGGCTGCTGGTTTGGGAGTTGTACCGCCCCACCTTCCACCCAAAGCTCCAAGG CTAACAGACCCATTTGCACCACCACCAAAAGTCAGTAAT AAACCTGGAAAATGGTGCGCTATGCATGTCCGTGTTGCTTGGATGATTCTAAGGCATCAAGAAAAAGTCAAG CTTATGCACGCTGATCCACAAAAGCTGGACTTCCGTAATGACCTGTTGCCTCGACTTCCTGGCCCTGGAATTGGTGGACTAGGACCACTTGGCGGTCCCCTCGCCCCAGCCCCTGATCTTACAAGACCAGGAGGCTTGTTTGCAGCTGCTG TTGCCAATGTGTTTGGACATAAGACAGAGCCCTCTGCAAGTGCAGCTGGAGGACTGGGTAACCCCCATGATCCATGGAATCGTCTGCATGTTACCCCTGCCTCTTTCCCCTCTGGATCATCCTGGGCAAAACAACCAGAGAGAAAAGATGACAGAGGAAAAGATGTGGAGAGAAGAGAACCGACTCACATAAAAGATGAAAAGGACAG AGACAGCCTCTTGTATGGACGCCTGCAAGTGCGAATGTCACCTGGTGTCCCATCCCTCAAGCACCGCAGCAACACCCCCAGTTCACATATAAATGGCTTGGTCCCGCTGAGTGGAAGTGGAGTTCAATCAGATGCCCAAAGCAGAGAGCGTGAAAGAGAACGAGAAAGGGAGTCCGACAAGAGACAGCATTCAGCATCCAGGGCACCAGTGTCAGCTTCCTCGGCAGCACCAGACAGACCTCGATCTTCAACATCATCTATTCTCACAAGCTCTCCTTCTAATGTTCCCTTAGCCCCCTCTCCTCTGGATTTGTTTCACAGACAGCCACCACACTCACTCAGCACAGAGTCCAGCCATTCTTCGCAACGAGAGAACAATGGTCCAGCCTCATCTAGTTTGCTTCCAGTCAAGAAACCTGATCGTACCACAACTCCGGTATCCAAACCTGCACTTGGTCTAAATTCTGGGTTGCTCCTTAAGGTCAAAGAAGAGCGTAAGGAGGAGCCTGATCCAGTGCCCATCTCCTTAACGCATCCCGCAGTACCCTCACACAACTTTGAACGGCCTAATAGTCGGCACCCACCTCATCCATCCACCCCTTCCTCAACCCTCTCATTGACACCTACTGGCATGCCTCTTCCTCCACCAACTCCGCACCCTCCCCACCATCACCTGTCCCTCTTAGATCGTTCACGGGCTATCGATCCTTATCTTGGTGGTGCTGGAGGCTCAGCTGGACTGGTATTAGGTGCTGCAGCTGATCGTTTCCCACCACATCCTCATGGTCCTCCACAAGGTCATTCCCAAGCCACTCACAGCTTTCCCTGGGACCATTGGAGGGATCTGGCCGCTCAGCAGCAACGCAGGGAAGTATTGGCGCTGAGGTCAGATCCCCACCTTGCACTTCGCTCTGATCCACACTTGAGATTTCTCCAGCATCAGCAGGTACAGCGTTACTTGGAGGCCGAGAGAGCTGCAGTAGCGGCAGCTGTGGCGACCAGCCCGCACCATCCACCAGCACCTACCTCTACGTCCTCTGCTTCATCCTCAGCCGGCAGGCCAGAGTTCGGTTTGATATCCCACCCGTTCGATGAGGAACAACGTGCTCAGTTACTGCGGGAAGACTTGGAGAGAGCGCGGTACTTTAGCATGCATCCACATTCGCACCTGCCCGGACCTCACCTTGCTAGCCCGTCTCATGCCCATCTAGAACAGCCTTTTGCAGGGCTGCTATCCCACTCTCACCTCCAACCAGCTGGAGCCTCTGCACAAGCATCGCATCACCCTGGCCTCTACTCCAGACTGGGACCTCTGCATTCACACCCTCACTTACCTAATGGCATTTTAACCAAGGCACCACCAGGTCTAGTTGGGGCATTGACGGTTGGGGCTCCACCACCTCTCATTCCATCTGTGAACAGATCTGCTACTCCACCCCGTGGTCCCAGACTTGGGGCAGGAGACTTGGCCCTTTTTACCACACATAAAGATGGAGAGTCCAGATAG
- the fbrs gene encoding autism susceptibility gene 2 protein isoform X1 — MDGPSRSGGFRQSRRSRSQRDRERRRRRADLAEHRASSPSSASDQELCRGDSLLRAGGGECRPGFPGARHRPPRRRKRESVSCEEDIIDGFAIASFISLEALEMDCSLKPPERSGLFMGRGIKRKRGLDENGGPLSEPEEGPPATYTNSWEQRRKIKSKLKRKGDAKVSGNHMETGYICDTESESGDKASDNMEPAFIVCTREAVNSNSASAAAGNGCPLLPSNSSLPLLSVTPRVSGLERSQERSMEQPYPEPISTSSSLPSLAAHSTASVSNSLPEQRNGNGGPHHRHDPSPPQHKHKTFLPFHGKSQSIFSVGSNRSSTSGKPPSSSASSSSIRPPTPATSVSQARGPGGVGTVIPSSRPSPGAVFTPSPNLPPPPPLLQVSPHPSADQDLTDSNASSAPGGPSVSSSSSGTSSRSSQAQTSIPTMAYQFHQHNHQHQHTHTHQHFLHPTAAPPPLFDKYPGKIDGLFRHPFFPQYPPPVPVLPPTGPFSSLHGAFQPKLVALQGAAPEMAAGLGVVPPHLPPKAPRLTDPFAPPPKVSNKPGKWCAMHVRVAWMILRHQEKVKLMHADPQKLDFRNDLLPRLPGPGIGGLGPLGGPLAPAPDLTRPGGLFAAAGGVNPSSTPFMPPSTPHSSFLTSAAHLDPYVRSPSFASLGALSSGAFGGLGSPTIVANVFGHKTEPSASAAGGLGNPHDPWNRLHVTPASFPSGSSWAKQPERKDDRGKDVERREPTHIKDEKDRDSLLYGRLQVRMSPGVPSLKHRSNTPSSHINGLVPLSGSGVQSDAQSRERERERERESDKRQHSASRAPVSASSAAPDRPRSSTSSILTSSPSNVPLAPSPLDLFHRQPPHSLSTESSHSSQRENNGPASSSLLPVKKPDRTTTPVSKPALGLNSGLLLKVKEERKEEPDPVPISLTHPAVPSHNFERPNSRHPPHPSTPSSTLSLTPTGMPLPPPTPHPPHHHLSLLDRSRAIDPYLGGAGGSAGLVLGAAADRFPPHPHGPPQGHSQATHSFPWDHWRDLAAQQQRREVLALRSDPHLALRSDPHLRFLQHQQVQRYLEAERAAVAAAVATSPHHPPAPTSTSSASSSAGRPEFGLISHPFDEEQRAQLLREDLERARYFSMHPHSHLPGPHLASPSHAHLEQPFAGLLSHSHLQPAGASAQASHHPGLYSRLGPLHSHPHLPNGILTKAPPGLVGALTVGAPPPLIPSVNRSATPPRGPRLGAGDLALFTTHKDGESR; from the exons ATGGACGGTCCCAGTCGAAGCGGAGGCTTCAGGCAGAGCCGTCGCTCCCGCTCGCAGCGTGACCGAGAGCGGCGGCGGAGGAGAGCGGATCTCGCTGAGCACAGGGCCTCGTCGCCATCCTCGGCCTCGGACCAAGAACTCTGCAGAGGAGACTCACTGCTTCGTGCCGGTGGAGGAGAATGCAGACCCGGGTTCCCCGGTGCCAGACACCGACCTCCGCGTCGGAGGAAGCGAGAATCGGTGTCTTGCGAGGAGGATATCATCGATGGATTCGCCATAGCCAGCTTTATAAGCCTGGAGGCCTTGGAG ATGGACTGTTCTCTAAAGCCTCCAGAACGTTCTGGCTTGTTCATGGGAAGAGGAATCAAAAGGAAGCGAGGACTGGATGAAAACGGAGGGCCTCTGTCAGAGCCGGAGGAAGGACCTCCTGCTACGTACACCAACAGTTGGGAGCAGCGCAGGAAGATCAAATCAAAGCTGAAGAGAAAGGGAGATGCTAAG GTATCTGGGAATCACATGGAGACAGGATATATT TGTGATACAGAGAGTGAATCAGGGGATAAG GCTTCTGACAATATGGAGCCAGCATTCATCGTCTGCACAAGAGAAG CAGTTAACTCCAACTCTGCAAGTGCTGCTGCGGGCAACGGTTGCCCTCTCTTGCCCTCAAATAGCTCGCTACCCCTTCTGTCAGTCACACCTCGGGTCTCTGGCCTGGAGAGGAGTCAGGAGAGGAGTATGGAGCAGCCTTACCCTGAGCCCATCTCTACCTCATCCTCTCTGCCTAGCCTTGCAGCCCATTCTACTGCCTCTGTGTCCAACTCACTTCCTGAGCAGCGGAATGGAAATGGTGGTCCCCATCACCGCCATGATCCCAGCCCACcacagcacaaacacaagacTTTCCTCCCTTTCCATGGAAAGTCACAATCAATCTTCTCAGTGGGCAGCAACAG GAGCAGTACCTCAGGCAAGCCTCCATCTTCGTCAGCCTCTTCTTCATCAATCAGACCACCAACTCCTGCTACAAGTGTGTCCCAAGCTCGAGGCCCAGGTGGTGTGGGCACAGTAATACCCTCCTCTCGACCAAGCCCTGGTGCTGTTTTCACGCCGTCCCCCAACCTTCCCCCACCACCTCCTCTCCTGCAAGTGTCACCACACCCTTCAGCAG ATCAGGATCTGACAGACTCAAATGCTAGCTCTGCACCTGGAGGACCGTCTGTGTCAAGCTCGAGCTCTGGGACGTCCAGCAGATCCTCACAGGCCCAAACGTCCATCCCTACAATGGCCTACCAGTTCCATCAGCACAATCACCAGCACCAGCACACTCATACACACCAACACTTCTTACATCCCACAGCTGCACCACCACCACTG TTTGATAAGTATCCAGGAAAAATAGACGGCCTCTTTCGACACCCA TTTTTTCCTCAGTATCCACCCCCAGTGCCCGTTCTTCCGCCCACAGGACCTTTCAGTTCATTGCATGGAGCTTTTCAGCCTAAG CTTGTTGCTCTTCAGGGAGCTGCTCCAGAGATGGCTGCTGGTTTGGGAGTTGTACCGCCCCACCTTCCACCCAAAGCTCCAAGG CTAACAGACCCATTTGCACCACCACCAAAAGTCAGTAAT AAACCTGGAAAATGGTGCGCTATGCATGTCCGTGTTGCTTGGATGATTCTAAGGCATCAAGAAAAAGTCAAG CTTATGCACGCTGATCCACAAAAGCTGGACTTCCGTAATGACCTGTTGCCTCGACTTCCTGGCCCTGGAATTGGTGGACTAGGACCACTTGGCGGTCCCCTCGCCCCAGCCCCTGATCTTACAAGACCAGGAGGCTTGTTTGCAGCTGCTG GTGGAGTCAATCCGTCCTCCACACCATTCATGCCTCCATCAACGCCCCATTCCTCTTTCCTCACCTCAGCAGCACATCTGG ACCCATATGTTCGTTCACCCTCCTTCGCTTCTTTGGGAGCCCTGAGTTCTGGTGCCTTTGGAGGCCTAGGCAGCCCCACGATAG TTGCCAATGTGTTTGGACATAAGACAGAGCCCTCTGCAAGTGCAGCTGGAGGACTGGGTAACCCCCATGATCCATGGAATCGTCTGCATGTTACCCCTGCCTCTTTCCCCTCTGGATCATCCTGGGCAAAACAACCAGAGAGAAAAGATGACAGAGGAAAAGATGTGGAGAGAAGAGAACCGACTCACATAAAAGATGAAAAGGACAG AGACAGCCTCTTGTATGGACGCCTGCAAGTGCGAATGTCACCTGGTGTCCCATCCCTCAAGCACCGCAGCAACACCCCCAGTTCACATATAAATGGCTTGGTCCCGCTGAGTGGAAGTGGAGTTCAATCAGATGCCCAAAGCAGAGAGCGTGAAAGAGAACGAGAAAGGGAGTCCGACAAGAGACAGCATTCAGCATCCAGGGCACCAGTGTCAGCTTCCTCGGCAGCACCAGACAGACCTCGATCTTCAACATCATCTATTCTCACAAGCTCTCCTTCTAATGTTCCCTTAGCCCCCTCTCCTCTGGATTTGTTTCACAGACAGCCACCACACTCACTCAGCACAGAGTCCAGCCATTCTTCGCAACGAGAGAACAATGGTCCAGCCTCATCTAGTTTGCTTCCAGTCAAGAAACCTGATCGTACCACAACTCCGGTATCCAAACCTGCACTTGGTCTAAATTCTGGGTTGCTCCTTAAGGTCAAAGAAGAGCGTAAGGAGGAGCCTGATCCAGTGCCCATCTCCTTAACGCATCCCGCAGTACCCTCACACAACTTTGAACGGCCTAATAGTCGGCACCCACCTCATCCATCCACCCCTTCCTCAACCCTCTCATTGACACCTACTGGCATGCCTCTTCCTCCACCAACTCCGCACCCTCCCCACCATCACCTGTCCCTCTTAGATCGTTCACGGGCTATCGATCCTTATCTTGGTGGTGCTGGAGGCTCAGCTGGACTGGTATTAGGTGCTGCAGCTGATCGTTTCCCACCACATCCTCATGGTCCTCCACAAGGTCATTCCCAAGCCACTCACAGCTTTCCCTGGGACCATTGGAGGGATCTGGCCGCTCAGCAGCAACGCAGGGAAGTATTGGCGCTGAGGTCAGATCCCCACCTTGCACTTCGCTCTGATCCACACTTGAGATTTCTCCAGCATCAGCAGGTACAGCGTTACTTGGAGGCCGAGAGAGCTGCAGTAGCGGCAGCTGTGGCGACCAGCCCGCACCATCCACCAGCACCTACCTCTACGTCCTCTGCTTCATCCTCAGCCGGCAGGCCAGAGTTCGGTTTGATATCCCACCCGTTCGATGAGGAACAACGTGCTCAGTTACTGCGGGAAGACTTGGAGAGAGCGCGGTACTTTAGCATGCATCCACATTCGCACCTGCCCGGACCTCACCTTGCTAGCCCGTCTCATGCCCATCTAGAACAGCCTTTTGCAGGGCTGCTATCCCACTCTCACCTCCAACCAGCTGGAGCCTCTGCACAAGCATCGCATCACCCTGGCCTCTACTCCAGACTGGGACCTCTGCATTCACACCCTCACTTACCTAATGGCATTTTAACCAAGGCACCACCAGGTCTAGTTGGGGCATTGACGGTTGGGGCTCCACCACCTCTCATTCCATCTGTGAACAGATCTGCTACTCCACCCCGTGGTCCCAGACTTGGGGCAGGAGACTTGGCCCTTTTTACCACACATAAAGATGGAGAGTCCAGATAG